Within the Thermosynechococcaceae cyanobacterium Okahandja genome, the region GAATGGCACCGGAGGTGACTGAGGGCAGTGGGGTGCCGGGAGTCACGATGCCGCCGGAGATGATCAGCTTAAAGGCATCCTCAATGGAGATGTTTAGGTCCTGTACCTCCCGCTCACTGGCAATGACGTACCAGCCGGTTGTGGGGTTGGGGGAGGAGGGCACAAATAAACTGAGCATCGGCTCGGTAAACGTGGTTTGCAGTGAACCATTAATTGTACCCGTTACAAAGGCAACCGCCCACAGACCCGGGCGGGGATACTCAACGAGGACAACGCGGCGAAAGCGATCGCGCGAGTCCCGCAGGATCGTCTCTAGGAGTTGTTGCAGGACGTTGTAGAGGGTACCCGCAAGGGGGATGCGCTTGAGCACACGTTCACCGGTTTCTAAAAACCAGCGACCCACGATATTACGCGCCATCAGGCCAATGAGCAAAATGCCACTGAGGGGCACAAGAAGTCCCACGCTGATATTGAGTAGATCGACTAGGAGGGGATGCCATGTTTTGAAGGGGTTGACTTGTTTGGGAATGCGGGTCAGTAGGTCTAATACCCAGCTAGATACTGAAATGGACAGCCAGATCGTGGTGGCAAGGGGAATGACCACAAGCAAACCGGCAATGAGGTCGTTTTTAATCGCTTGTTTGAGTCGATGGAGCACGGCAAACTCGGAACAGGGCGTGTATTCCTAGCTTAACGGCTGTGGGGACGGCTTTGTTAGCTGGCGCAGCGGTGAAAGGCCAAACTGCTATAGAGCATAAAGGCGGCATCCCAGAGGCTCTCTTCGCGGCGGAAGAGGTTGAGGTGGGGGCGGATTTTACTCAGTAATTCGCTAAATTCAAGGGCGGTTTCGGCAAAGCTACTAAAGTCGTTCCAAACGGGGCGATCGCCCCAAGGCTGCTGCCATACCTGCGAAAGCTGCCGCCATTTAACCCACGAGGTGGCCTGATCCAGTTCGAGGTCGGTGGTGGTGGCCGTGGGATCAAGCGCGGCTAAATCAATCCCCTGATTAAACTGATAGCCACCGCGATAAAAGCGCAGAATTTGATTTTTCTCCCTCAGGTGCAGGTCGCAGCACTGGGCATGATCTTGGATTTGCTCTTTACGGCTGACTTTGCCTTGGCGATCGCGATCAAAGACCAACTCAAAAATGGGCAGTAACCCCTCCACCCGCTGCGTTACCTCGGACCACTGAAACGTGAGGGTAAAGGGCTGCGGTTGCAGTGAACTGGTACAGACCACTCGGGGCTGGGGCGAAATTGCCTCAAAATAGCGAACCTCCAGCACGGGGGTTTGGGTCAGCGCCTCCATGGGGACGCAAAATAAAGGTAAGCCCGCCGCCTGTAGCTCTTGGCGGTACACCATCAATTCGGCAAAATTACCGCAGCGGATCAACCGCCATCCCCGAGTCGGGATCAGGAGCCGCGCTGCATAGGGATCAATTTTTAGGATAGTCGCCAGATGCCGGGCTAGGGGTGCCTTCGCCTCTGGATTAGAAACGCCTTCTAAAACCAGTAGCCCCTGCTGTTCAATGCCAACCACCGCATGGGTCTGGGCGATCGCCCGCTGTCGCTGCTGCTGCCGCACCTCCTCAATGTCCTGGAGACCTTGGCGCGCTGCTTGGGTCAACTTAGGGCCACAGTTCAGTCGCAGTAAATTCCGAAACGTTGCTTCCGCTTCACCGAGGCGATCGGTCTTCAGGTACAGCCGTCCTTGGCAGAGTAATACCCGCGGGTCTTCGGCAGGAAGCTGCCCCAACAAGTGCTCCGCCTGCTGGTAGTTCCCCTGCTCCAGTGCTGCCAAAATCTCTGTAATCATTGATATGCTGACCCACTGCTGCGCCGTCGAATCCTAGCCGCCAAACAGACCCCCTAAAAAGTTCTCTAACCCCCCCTTGCCGAGGCGCTCACCACGAATTTTAGCCAGTTTTTCAAGGAGTTCGCGCTCCTCGTGATTAATCCGGGTGGGAATCTCCACATCAACGGTAATTAGGTGATCCCCTCGCGCTACCGGATTGCCGACCCGGGGTACCCCATGCCCCTCTAGGGTCAAAACAGTTCCGGGCTGGGTGCCCGCAGGGATCGTCAGTTCGGCTTCGCCATCGACGGTGTTCACCATCACGCGGCAGCCAAGAATCGCCTGCAGGTAGCTAATTTTTAACCGCGACAGAATGTTATTACCTTCCCGCTGGAACTCGGGATCCGCCTCCACGTACAAATACACGTAGAGGTCACCCGCAGGGCCACCCCGCTGACCGGCATCCCCCTCTCCCGACACCCGCAGCCGTGTGCCGGTATCCACTCCGGCGGGAATGGTAATTTTTAACTTTTTGCTCACCTGAGTGTAACCTTGACCACCACAGGTACTACAGCGGTCTTCCACCATCGAGCCAGAGCCACCGCAGGTAGGGCAGGT harbors:
- the dnaJ gene encoding molecular chaperone DnaJ, whose protein sequence is MARDFYEILGVSRSADAEELKRAYRRLARKYHPDVNKEPGAEETFKEINRAYEVLSDPQARANYDRFGEVGVSGAAGFSDFGVGDMGGFADIFETFFGGFGTGVGTTGRRRPSPTRGDDLRYDLKLEFREAVFGAEKEIRLNHLETCQTCKGTGAKPGTRPVTCSTCNGVGQVRRSTRTPFGSFTQLTTCPTCGGSGSMVEDRCSTCGGQGYTQVSKKLKITIPAGVDTGTRLRVSGEGDAGQRGGPAGDLYVYLYVEADPEFQREGNNILSRLKISYLQAILGCRVMVNTVDGEAELTIPAGTQPGTVLTLEGHGVPRVGNPVARGDHLITVDVEIPTRINHEERELLEKLAKIRGERLGKGGLENFLGGLFGG
- a CDS encoding DUF502 domain-containing protein: MLHRLKQAIKNDLIAGLLVVIPLATTIWLSISVSSWVLDLLTRIPKQVNPFKTWHPLLVDLLNISVGLLVPLSGILLIGLMARNIVGRWFLETGERVLKRIPLAGTLYNVLQQLLETILRDSRDRFRRVVLVEYPRPGLWAVAFVTGTINGSLQTTFTEPMLSLFVPSSPNPTTGWYVIASEREVQDLNISIEDAFKLIISGGIVTPGTPLPSVTSGAIPPILKPLPRNTP